One window of the Pseudopipra pipra isolate bDixPip1 unplaced genomic scaffold, bDixPip1.hap1 HAP1_SCAFFOLD_56, whole genome shotgun sequence genome contains the following:
- the LOC135408674 gene encoding collagen alpha-1(II) chain-like, with protein MAPRGCLPRCRPRGSVRPRGRARRPPPPPPPPGSGTGVSLSSPAPPPRGRLRLGPPRRRGDGRPANGARPARGPERPARALALPRRPCGPAAGGGSEEPPPRKAPSRPPPFAFSLSAVARRAPTAPLAPRAPRGPPALAASEPPPRPLARARGGEGRGSDRGADGRGAAAAAGRRPPSDERREKEGRAARLPAAAPPGTLAARSRRAGAEERAAGSGQLGAAARPGGPARTAFGGAARPGSPLPAGTRAPAGRPRPALRRGTDRRRTGAEGRAGLRGSERAAADLRPPGRDARFSFATILPPEPKDLGFPGAARRVMGITPPDRQSASFMVGTTTAASRGLAFLSLARPRARHAAGRGSAGADPPPKPARPAGRRLGRAAPPDVLEETATRRGGRGPVPEAPSAGAARSAAGGGAATRCALRRYLRAGGASPRAFFFPPFSLSPLSGSPSRLRPHRRPALLAAGTHGRHPDPGRHRHLACFYPRTPEKLAGPRGRHTARYGEEAPPRREGRHLACHGKPTGRGDRPARTPASAAPLGRPRRSAGPPGALSHASRKASSIVTRGTAPRPLSLSLPLRGGRHVPQAADAGGPHATLHGSLPARQEAGAAGRPAPDNPRFRPRRAHGRPPQSGTSSVRKRHRTCRGATGFRPPRGRRLPPERPGDGDGEKNKKPPRKKHARLSLAVLATAARGSGRGPRPSLPDSLSLPTGSRLGGGRPLPGRSRALTHFLFPGALGVLRLKAAGAKIKKTEKKGREGAPLRPQPGPRPTDLRGTQPSGSQAGGAGPTARAARPPWLSRRPKRREGRGAAASPANGHRASPGLPGDSVGFSVCRRGRRPQPGRPAPPPSARWAGPRLRAEEGGTNKRAEARRGRRLARPSGGPVTEPLRQPAGPRRGRTPTASPRHAAGTAAARQPRTGRRHPGPGHLRGSREAAGEKARAGSALRAPAANRPQQCPPPPPDDGRRLKAGPPKGRDAAASPPSHTIAFARGPRGAGSRHRLGLDAAVGPPRAPLGRPSPALPRLRFRARLSSSSPVIGPARGSRSRAPRLSRAGLPAARGVGRPVARAEGRAAADAEEKGPSEPALLDNPCPQYGQTRPGAAAPPKRLEAPQRGGAREQAASRLDLTGGGARQRPLGRLPGPAATTGLPRKCRQAPKSRRSRVDLVALRRDAAGARAACGGRGGRIGRLRNRVDLMLASPGTG; from the exons ATGGCCCCGCGGGGGTgcctcccccgctgccgccctcgggggagcgtccgcccgcgggggcgcgcCCGACGTCCGCCACCACCACCGCCGCCTCCTGGCTCGGGGACCGGGGTTTCCCTCAgtagcccggcaccgcccccgagaGGACGCCTGCGGCTCGGACCGCCCCGCCGGCGCGGGGACGGCCGACCGGCCAACGGAGCTCGCCCCGCGCGCGGCCCGGaacgccccgcccgggccctcGCCCTGCCGCGCCGCCCCTGTGGGCCCGCTGCGGGCGGAGGGTCGGAGGAGCCGCCTCCCCGGAAGGCGCCCTCACGCCCCCCCCCCTTCGCTTTCTCGCTTTCGGCCGTCGCTCGCCGGGCGCCGACGGCGCCGCTCGCTCCGCGCGCgccccgggggccgcccgcgctcgccgcttccgagccccccccccgcccgctcgcccgcgcgcgcgggggggaAGGACGGGGAAGCGACCGAGGCGCcgacgggcggggcgcggcggcggcggcgggccgccGGCCGCCGAGCGACGAAAGACGAGAAAAAGAGGGGCGCGCGGCGCGCCttccggcggcggccccgccggggaccctggccgcccgcagccggcgggccggcgcggagGAGAGGGCCGCGGGCTCGGGCCAACTCGgagccgcggcgcggcccggcggcccggcgcggacggcgttcggcggcgccgcccgcccgggctcgccgctgccggcggggacGAGGgctccggccggccggccgcgcCCCGCTCTCCGGCGGGGGACGGACCGGCGACGGACCGGCGCGGAGGGGAGGGCCGGCCTCCGGGGCAGCGAGCGCGCAGCTGCCGACCTTCGGCCGCCCGGCCGCGACGCGCG TTTCAGCTTTGCAACCATACTCCCCCCGGAACCCAAAGACTTGGGTTTCCCGGGAGCTGCCCGGCGGGTCATGGGAATAACGCCGCCGGATCGCCAGTCGGCATCGTTTATGGTCGGAACTACGACG GCGGCCTCCCGCGGGCTCGCCTTCCTTTCCctcgcgcggccgcgcgcgcgccacgccgccggccgcggctcgGCTGGGGCTGACCCGCCCCCGAAGCcggcccggccggccggccggcggcTCGGCCGCGCGGCACCACCGGACGTGCTAGAGGAGACGGCGACCCGACGAGGCGGGCGCGGCCCGGTCCCCGAGGCCCCTTCGGCCGGGGCGGCTCGCTCggcagcgggcggcggcgcggcgaccCGCTGCGCTCTCCGGCGCTacctgcgggcggggggcgcttccccccgagcctttttctttcctcccttttctctctcgcctctctctggctcgccgtcgcggctccggccgcaccgccgcccggcgctgcTCGCGGCCGGCACCCACGGGCGCCACCCGGACCCAGGCCGGCACCGGCACCTCGCCTGTTTTtacccaaggacacctgaaaagctcgcggggccgcgcggccgTCACACAGCTCGGTACGGTGAAGAAGCCCCTCCCCGGCGGGAGGGGCGACACCTCGCCTGCCACGGGAAGCCCACGGGCAGAGGAGACCGCCCGGCCCGAACACCGGCCTCCGCCGCGCCTCTCGGCCGGCCACGGAGGAGCGCCGGCCCGCCGGGGGCCCTCTCCCACGCCTCCCGAAAAGCCTCATCCATCGTCACTCGGGGAACGGCCCCACGGCCACTCTCGCTCAGCCTGCCACTACGCGGAGGACGGCACGTGCCCCAGGCCGCCGACGCCGGCGGCCCGCACGCTACTCTCCACGGCTCTCTCCCGGCCCGGCAGGAGGCGGGTGCCGCCGGACGCCCGGCTCCGGACAACCCACGcttccggccccgccgggcccacgGCCGCCCCCCGCAGAGCGGCACCTCCAGCGTGCGAAAGCGCCACCGAACGTGCCGCGGGGCCACCGGCTTTCGCCCGCCTCGCGGCCGTCGGCTTCCCCCAGAAAGGCCGGGGGACGGCgacggggagaaaaacaaaaagcccccgaGAAAAAAGCACGCGCGCCTCTCGCTCGCCGTGCTAGCCACGGCcgcccggggctcggggcggggcccgcgcccCTCGCTCCCCGATTCCCTCtcgctgcccacgggctcgCGCCTCGGCGGCGGCCGGCCGCTGCCGGGCCGCTCTCGCGCTCTCAcgcactttctcttccctggcgcGCTCGGCGTGCTGCGGCTTAAGGCCGCCggagcaaaaatcaaaaaaacggaaaaaaaagGCCGGGAGGGCGCCCCACTTCGCCCGCAACCCGGCCCCCGGCCGACAGACCTTCGCGGAACCCAGCCCTCCGGCAGCCAGGCCGGCGGGGCAGGCCCGACCGCAcgggccgcccggccgccgtgGCTCTCGCGCCGGcctaagaggagggaggggcgaggcgccgccgcctcgcccgccaACGGCCATCGTgcgtccccagggctccccggcgACTCTGTCGGGTTCTCGGTctgccggcgcggccgccggccacagcctggccggccggcgccgccgccttcgGCCCGCTGGGCGGGTCCCCGGCTTAGGGCCGAGGAAGGGGGAACGAACAAAAGAGCCGAGGCGCGCCGAGGGCGCCGCCTCGCCCGACCATCGGGCGGTCCCGTCACCGAGCCCCTCCGGCAACCGGCCGGGCCCAGGCGAGGCCGCACGCCCACCGCCAGTCCCCGGCACGCCGCCGGCACCGCTGCCGCCCGGCAGCCGAGGACAGGGCGCCGCCACCCAGGCCCGGGCCATCTTCGGGGCTCTCGGGAGGCGGCCGGGGAAAAAGCCCGCGCGGGCTCGGCCCTTCGAGCCCCGGCCGCCAACCGCCCGCAACaatgcccgccgccgccgccggacgaCGGGCGCCGGCTTAAGGCCGGCCCACCGAAAGGACGagacgccgccgcctcgccgccctCGCACACCATCGCCTTCGCCCGGGGCCCTCGGGGAGCCGGCAGCCGCCACCGGCTCGGGCTGGACGCTGCTGTCGGGCCCCCGCGGGCCCCCCTCGGCCGTCCCAGTCCCGCACTCCCTCGGCTGCGCTTTCGCGCTCGGCTCTCGTCTTCCTCTCCCGTCATCGGGCCCGCCCGAGGAAGCCGGTCGAGAGCCCCGCGGCTTTCTCGCGCCGGCCTTCCTGCCGCTCGTGGGGTTGGCCGGCCCGTGGCACGCGCCGAAGGCCGCGCGGCAGCAGACGCGGAAGAAAAGGGGCCCTCGGAACCCGCGCTGCTAGACAACCCCTGCCCACAATACGGACAGACGCGTCCTGGCGCCGCCGCGCCTCCGAAGCGGCTCGAGGCTCCTCAGCGGGGAGGC